One window of the Methanomassiliicoccaceae archaeon DOK genome contains the following:
- a CDS encoding EamA family transporter, protein MKPVLLLLPILSGIMWGAAGVFVRTLSDYGMDSTTIVFSRVSLATLMMLALILVADRRWLRFERRDAWIFIACAIAMLGLNAFYTVSVDALTLSLAAVLLSLSPVFMLVMAAFLFRERVTARKILCMLTSIVGCVLVSGLLESGSSLSASGIAAGLAAAFFYALYGILSKRSAASGYSTYTTLFYCLLISTLVLLPFTDMRAFIGFAAEGAWGTGYLILNAAVASFLPYILYTTAMARMEGGTASILAAAGEPTAAAVFGAMFFTEIPSPLMLLGMVLAIGSMALMCMPSESERSAS, encoded by the coding sequence ATGAAGCCCGTTCTGCTCCTCCTGCCGATACTCTCCGGTATTATGTGGGGTGCAGCCGGGGTCTTCGTCCGCACGCTCTCGGACTACGGGATGGACAGCACCACCATCGTCTTCTCACGCGTGTCCCTGGCCACGCTGATGATGCTGGCACTCATCCTCGTCGCCGACCGCAGATGGCTCAGGTTCGAGAGACGCGATGCGTGGATCTTCATCGCGTGCGCGATAGCAATGCTGGGGCTCAACGCGTTCTACACGGTGTCGGTCGACGCCCTGACGCTGTCCCTGGCGGCTGTTCTTCTGAGCCTGTCCCCCGTCTTCATGCTGGTGATGGCCGCGTTCCTGTTCAGGGAGAGGGTGACAGCGCGCAAGATCCTGTGCATGCTGACGTCCATCGTGGGGTGCGTTCTCGTCAGCGGCCTGCTGGAGAGCGGTTCGTCCCTGTCCGCTTCCGGGATAGCCGCAGGCCTGGCGGCAGCGTTCTTCTACGCACTGTACGGGATACTCTCCAAGAGGTCGGCGGCCAGTGGTTACAGCACCTACACCACGCTGTTCTACTGCCTGCTGATATCCACGCTGGTCCTCCTGCCCTTCACCGACATGAGGGCCTTCATCGGATTCGCCGCCGAAGGGGCATGGGGGACGGGATATCTGATCCTAAATGCTGCCGTGGCGTCGTTCCTGCCCTACATCCTCTACACCACGGCCATGGCGCGCATGGAGGGAGGGACGGCCTCGATCCTCGCGGCGGCCGGGGAGCCGACCGCGGCGGCGGTCTTCGGAGCCATGTTCTTCACCGAGATACCTTCGCCGCTTATGCTGCTCGGGATGGTGTTGGCCATCGGGTCCATGGCGCTCATGTGCATGCCGTCGGAATCCGAGAGGTCCGCGTCATGA
- the carB gene encoding carbamoyl-phosphate synthase large subunit, with the protein MRKDYKKLMVIGSGPIVIGQAAEFDFSGTQACRSLREEGYKTVLVNSNPATIQTDPDTADSVYIEPLMASNVAKIIEKEGVDGVLSGMGGQTALNICSELADSGELERLGCSLVGTQPDAIAMSEDRELFKETMERIGEPVPVSRSVNSIEEAKEAVKVIGRYPVLIRPAYTLGGTGGGIAHDEEELEEICARGLAYSRIHQVLIEESVLGWKEYEYEVMRDSNDNCIIICNMENLDAMGIHTGESIVCAPCLTLSDTDHQRLRTAALKVIRALNIEGGCNVQFAFNPANGDYRLIEVNPRVSRSSALASKATGYPIARVSTKIAVGYTLDEIPNRITGTTCAAFEPSVDYVVIKIPRWPFDKFRTVDRHLGTQMKSTGEVMSIGRTFEEALLKGLRSLEIGVKGLDRVDVTDEQIRDELVEATDKRIFVMAEALRRGWSEEEVADLAKWDIFFVKKLSNIIAMENRIREGLTPELLREAKEMGFSDETIADLAGSKPLEIRAERKKDGIVPVYKMVDTCAAEFEAGTPYFYSTYGRSTEYRGEDGRKKVVIVGGGPIRIGQGIEFDYCCVHGVMALQEEGVDAIIINNNPETVSTDYDISDRLYFEPLTLEDVLNVIDAEQADGVICQYGGQTSVNLAMDIEAATKGTKTKVLGTSPDEMDVAEDRRRFSKLMDELGIKQPRSGTGYSFEEAKAIAEDIGYPVLVRPSYVLGGRAMEIVYSTEELKTYVDTAVKVSRNHPILIDKYLTEAIEIDVDCVCDGTDVYVGGIMEHVEYAGCHSGDATMVLPPFTLKQETIDEIVGITEKVALALQIHGLMNLQLAVKDGQVYMIEANPRASRTVPFISKATGVPLAKIGTKIMLGKTLKDFGLKGYRAIDHYAVKASVFPFLKLPGVDSILTPEMKSTGEVMGIDEDFHTACYKALIAAGNKLPTEGGVYITVNDQDKPRIVEPARKLKEMGFTIYATKGTSTYLREHGVETTSVFRLDERQNPNAIGLMRDGKINLIINTPSQKSGAVRDGYTMRRLAVELEIPFMTTVQGAEIAVGSIQVARSQKLGVRSMREFHGLV; encoded by the coding sequence ATGAGGAAGGACTACAAGAAGCTCATGGTGATAGGGTCCGGACCCATCGTCATCGGCCAGGCCGCCGAGTTCGACTTCTCCGGAACCCAGGCGTGCCGCTCTCTGAGGGAGGAGGGCTACAAGACCGTCCTGGTCAACTCCAACCCCGCAACCATCCAGACCGACCCCGACACCGCAGACAGCGTCTACATCGAGCCCCTGATGGCGTCGAACGTCGCAAAGATCATCGAGAAGGAGGGCGTCGACGGCGTCCTCTCCGGAATGGGCGGCCAGACCGCCCTCAACATCTGCTCCGAGCTGGCCGACTCCGGAGAGCTCGAGAGGCTCGGGTGCTCCCTTGTCGGGACGCAGCCCGACGCCATCGCCATGTCGGAGGACAGGGAGCTCTTCAAGGAGACCATGGAGAGGATCGGGGAGCCCGTCCCCGTCTCCCGCAGCGTCAACAGCATCGAGGAGGCCAAGGAGGCCGTCAAGGTCATCGGCAGGTACCCGGTCCTCATCCGTCCGGCCTACACGCTCGGAGGCACCGGCGGAGGCATCGCCCACGACGAGGAGGAGCTGGAGGAGATCTGCGCCCGCGGACTCGCGTACTCAAGGATCCACCAGGTCCTCATCGAGGAGTCCGTCCTCGGATGGAAGGAGTACGAGTACGAGGTCATGAGGGACTCCAACGACAACTGCATCATCATCTGTAACATGGAGAACCTCGACGCCATGGGAATCCACACCGGGGAGTCCATCGTGTGCGCCCCCTGCCTCACCCTCTCCGACACGGACCACCAGCGTCTCAGGACAGCCGCCCTGAAGGTCATCCGCGCCCTCAACATCGAGGGCGGATGCAACGTCCAGTTCGCCTTCAACCCCGCCAACGGGGACTACCGTCTGATCGAGGTCAACCCCCGTGTGTCCAGGTCGTCCGCCCTGGCCTCCAAGGCCACCGGATACCCCATCGCAAGGGTCTCCACCAAGATCGCGGTCGGGTACACCCTCGACGAGATCCCCAACAGGATCACGGGTACCACCTGCGCCGCCTTCGAGCCCTCGGTCGACTACGTGGTCATCAAGATCCCCCGCTGGCCCTTCGACAAGTTCAGGACCGTCGACCGCCACCTCGGGACCCAGATGAAGTCCACAGGGGAGGTCATGTCCATAGGAAGGACCTTCGAGGAGGCCCTGCTGAAGGGACTGAGGTCCCTGGAGATCGGCGTCAAGGGTCTGGACAGGGTCGACGTCACCGACGAGCAGATCAGGGACGAGCTCGTGGAGGCCACGGACAAGCGCATCTTCGTCATGGCGGAGGCGCTCAGGAGGGGATGGTCCGAGGAGGAGGTCGCCGACCTCGCCAAATGGGACATCTTCTTCGTCAAGAAGCTCAGCAACATCATCGCGATGGAGAACAGGATCAGGGAGGGTCTCACCCCGGAGCTCCTCAGGGAGGCCAAGGAGATGGGATTCTCCGACGAGACCATCGCCGACCTCGCAGGCTCCAAGCCCCTGGAGATCCGCGCCGAGAGGAAGAAGGACGGGATTGTCCCGGTGTACAAGATGGTCGACACCTGCGCCGCCGAGTTCGAGGCCGGAACTCCGTACTTCTACTCCACGTACGGCAGGTCCACGGAGTACCGCGGCGAGGACGGCAGGAAGAAGGTCGTCATCGTGGGCGGCGGACCCATCAGGATCGGGCAGGGTATCGAGTTCGACTACTGCTGCGTCCACGGCGTGATGGCCCTGCAGGAGGAGGGCGTCGACGCCATCATCATCAACAACAACCCCGAGACCGTGTCCACCGACTACGACATATCCGACAGGCTCTACTTCGAGCCCCTGACTCTGGAGGACGTTCTGAACGTCATCGACGCGGAGCAGGCGGACGGCGTCATCTGCCAGTACGGCGGACAGACTTCGGTCAACCTCGCCATGGACATCGAGGCCGCCACCAAGGGCACCAAGACGAAGGTCCTCGGAACCAGCCCCGACGAGATGGACGTGGCCGAGGACAGGCGCAGGTTCTCCAAGCTCATGGACGAGCTCGGGATCAAGCAGCCCCGCTCCGGCACGGGATACTCCTTCGAGGAGGCCAAGGCCATCGCCGAGGACATCGGGTACCCCGTCCTGGTCAGGCCGTCTTACGTCCTGGGAGGAAGGGCCATGGAGATCGTCTACTCCACCGAGGAGCTGAAGACCTACGTCGACACGGCGGTCAAGGTCTCCAGGAATCACCCCATCCTCATCGACAAGTACCTCACGGAGGCCATCGAGATAGACGTGGACTGCGTCTGCGACGGCACCGACGTGTACGTCGGAGGCATCATGGAGCACGTCGAGTACGCCGGATGCCACTCCGGTGACGCCACCATGGTGCTGCCCCCGTTCACACTCAAGCAGGAGACCATAGACGAGATCGTCGGAATCACCGAGAAGGTCGCCCTCGCCCTCCAGATCCACGGGCTCATGAACCTGCAGCTCGCGGTCAAGGACGGCCAGGTCTACATGATCGAGGCCAACCCCAGGGCGTCCAGGACGGTCCCGTTCATCTCCAAGGCGACCGGCGTCCCGCTCGCCAAGATCGGAACCAAGATCATGCTGGGCAAGACCCTGAAGGACTTCGGACTCAAGGGATACAGGGCCATCGACCACTATGCGGTCAAGGCCTCGGTGTTCCCGTTCCTCAAGCTGCCGGGCGTAGACTCCATCCTCACACCCGAGATGAAGTCCACTGGAGAGGTCATGGGCATCGACGAGGACTTCCACACCGCATGCTACAAGGCGCTCATCGCCGCCGGGAACAAGCTGCCGACGGAGGGAGGGGTGTACATCACCGTCAACGACCAGGACAAGCCCAGGATCGTGGAGCCCGCGAGGAAGCTGAAGGAGATGGGATTCACCATCTACGCCACCAAGGGCACGTCCACGTACCTGAGGGAGCACGGCGTCGAGACGACGTCCGTCTTCAGGCTCGACGAGCGCCAGAACCCCAACGCCATCGGCCTCATGAGGGACGGCAAGATCAACCTGATCATCAACACCCCCTCGCAGAAGTCCGGAGCCGTGCGCGACGGTTACACCATGCGCAGGCTGGCGGTGGAGCTCGAGATCCCCTTCATGACCACCGTCCAGGGCGCAGAGATCGCGGTGGGCTCCATCCAGGTCGCCCGCAGCCAGAAGCTCGGCGTCAGGAGCATGAGGGAGTTCCACGGGCTGGTCTGA
- the iorA gene encoding indolepyruvate ferredoxin oxidoreductase subunit alpha, protein MAMSDLLAREGKQLLLGNEAIVRGLFEAGVDFASTYPGTPSSEIGNLLEKLASDAGMYFEFSTNEKVAMEVSAAAASSGLRSFVFMKHVGLNVAADPMMTLAYSGVTGGMLILTADDPSAHSSQNEQDNRYYSQLGLLPMVEPSTPAEAKDMVKAAYAISSETTLPVLFRTTTRVNHARGVVDLGELGAPKGKGHFDKDVVRFVNIPAHARVNRKRLLELMKRAAELSESSPLNFVEGEGDIGVITSGVSYTYVKEFVKGVSILKLGFTNPLPERRIAEFVKGKRYVVVVEELEPFLEDQVLRICAQNSFDVPVYGKRSGHLPYAWEFNPKTLEGVDELVDVQRFRESMPATQVKLPSRPPTLCAGCPHRGMYAATKKAVGSRDVIYCSDIGCYTLGVAPPFQTADFIICMGGGAGAAGGFAAATDQTPIAFIGDSTFFHAGVPALVNALFNDHKIIMVILDNRTTAMTGHQPNPGTGREFGGIQTEPIDIEKLVRGIGVKYVEEVDPYDVKAATKAMKGALEHDGVAVIISKCPCPLELKKRKMLEVKRCEVDQSKCIRCYTCLKMIACPSLIKRGDAVEVDPTQCIGCGMCANVCPKNAIEVKR, encoded by the coding sequence TTGGCAATGTCGGATTTACTAGCTAGAGAGGGGAAGCAGCTCCTCCTGGGCAACGAGGCCATCGTCAGAGGTCTGTTCGAGGCCGGCGTGGACTTCGCATCCACCTACCCCGGGACTCCTTCCTCCGAGATCGGGAACCTCCTCGAGAAGCTCGCGTCCGACGCGGGCATGTATTTCGAATTCTCCACGAACGAGAAGGTCGCCATGGAGGTGTCCGCAGCCGCGGCGTCCTCCGGCCTCAGGTCGTTCGTGTTCATGAAGCACGTCGGTCTGAACGTGGCCGCGGATCCCATGATGACCCTGGCCTACTCCGGGGTGACGGGCGGCATGCTCATCCTGACCGCCGACGACCCGTCGGCCCACAGCTCCCAGAACGAGCAGGACAACCGCTACTACTCGCAGCTCGGCCTTCTGCCGATGGTGGAGCCCTCCACGCCCGCCGAGGCGAAGGACATGGTCAAGGCGGCTTACGCCATCTCGTCCGAGACGACTCTCCCCGTCCTGTTCAGGACCACTACCAGGGTGAACCACGCCCGCGGTGTGGTGGACCTCGGTGAGCTGGGCGCCCCCAAGGGAAAGGGGCATTTCGACAAGGATGTCGTCAGGTTCGTCAACATCCCCGCTCACGCCAGGGTGAACAGGAAGAGGCTCCTGGAGCTGATGAAGAGGGCTGCGGAGCTCTCCGAGTCATCGCCGCTGAACTTCGTGGAAGGGGAGGGCGACATCGGAGTCATCACCTCCGGCGTCTCCTACACATATGTGAAGGAGTTTGTCAAGGGGGTCTCCATACTCAAGCTCGGCTTCACCAATCCCCTGCCGGAGAGGAGGATCGCCGAGTTCGTGAAGGGCAAGAGGTACGTCGTCGTCGTGGAGGAGCTGGAGCCCTTCCTCGAGGATCAGGTCCTCAGGATCTGTGCCCAGAACTCGTTCGACGTCCCCGTGTACGGGAAGAGGTCCGGACACCTGCCGTACGCCTGGGAGTTCAATCCCAAGACCCTCGAAGGCGTCGACGAGCTCGTCGACGTGCAGAGGTTCAGGGAATCAATGCCGGCGACGCAGGTGAAGCTGCCCAGCAGGCCACCGACGCTGTGCGCCGGATGTCCCCACAGGGGCATGTACGCCGCCACCAAGAAGGCGGTCGGCTCCAGGGACGTGATCTACTGCTCGGACATCGGATGCTACACGCTCGGTGTCGCCCCGCCTTTCCAGACGGCTGACTTCATCATCTGCATGGGAGGCGGTGCCGGTGCCGCCGGAGGGTTCGCCGCGGCGACGGATCAGACGCCGATCGCGTTCATCGGCGACTCCACGTTCTTCCACGCAGGGGTCCCGGCTCTGGTGAACGCGCTGTTCAACGACCACAAGATCATAATGGTCATCCTCGACAACCGCACGACCGCGATGACGGGCCACCAGCCCAACCCCGGTACGGGAAGGGAGTTCGGAGGTATCCAGACCGAGCCCATAGACATCGAGAAGCTTGTGCGCGGAATCGGCGTGAAGTACGTCGAGGAGGTGGACCCGTACGACGTCAAGGCCGCCACCAAGGCCATGAAGGGGGCCTTGGAGCACGACGGCGTCGCCGTCATCATATCCAAGTGCCCCTGTCCCCTCGAGCTCAAGAAGCGCAAGATGCTGGAGGTCAAGAGGTGCGAGGTGGATCAGTCCAAGTGCATCAGGTGCTACACCTGCCTGAAGATGATCGCATGCCCGTCCCTGATCAAGAGGGGGGACGCCGTCGAGGTGGACCCGACCCAGTGCATCGGCTGCGGCATGTGCGCGAACGTCTGTCCCAAGAACGCAATCGAGGTGAAGAGATGA
- a CDS encoding NADP-specific glutamate dehydrogenase, with the protein MAITNEYLKTVFDGLKQRNADQPEFLQAVEEVLESLQPVVEARPELEKAGIIERLVEPERIVMFRVPWVDDNGKVQVNRGYRVQFNSAIGPYKGGLRFHPSVNLSILKFLGFEQIFKNSLTTLPIGGGKGGSDFDPKGKSDNEIMRFCQSFMTELQRHIGPDTDVPAGDIGVGGREIGFMYGQYKRLRNEFTGVLTGKAIGAGGSLVRTEATGYGLCYFTDEMLKANGKSFKGATVVVSGSGNVAIYATEKVYQLGGKVVAVSDSNGYVYDKDGIDLATLKDVKEVKRQRLTEYAKRRPNCEYHEGKGIWTIPCDIALPCATQNELNEDDAKALIANGCYAVAEGANMPSTPGAIAAFQKAGVLFGPAKAANAGGVATSALEMCQNSARLSWSFEEVDAKLKGIMATIYKEAAEAAKRYGMEGNLVAGANIAGFEKVANAMLWEGVSY; encoded by the coding sequence ATGGCAATCACAAACGAGTATCTGAAGACCGTGTTCGACGGTCTCAAGCAGCGCAACGCCGACCAGCCCGAGTTCCTCCAGGCAGTGGAGGAGGTCCTCGAGTCCCTCCAGCCTGTAGTGGAGGCCAGGCCCGAGCTCGAGAAAGCCGGAATCATCGAGAGGCTCGTCGAGCCCGAGAGAATCGTCATGTTCCGCGTCCCGTGGGTCGACGACAACGGCAAGGTCCAGGTCAACCGCGGATACCGTGTCCAGTTCAACTCCGCCATCGGACCCTACAAGGGAGGACTCAGGTTCCACCCCTCCGTCAACCTTTCCATCCTCAAGTTCCTCGGATTCGAGCAGATCTTCAAGAACAGCCTGACCACCCTCCCCATCGGAGGAGGAAAGGGAGGATCCGACTTCGACCCCAAGGGCAAGTCCGACAACGAGATCATGCGCTTCTGCCAGTCCTTCATGACAGAGCTCCAGAGGCACATCGGACCCGACACCGACGTCCCCGCCGGTGACATCGGAGTAGGAGGAAGGGAGATCGGATTCATGTACGGCCAGTACAAGAGGCTCAGGAACGAGTTCACCGGAGTCCTCACCGGAAAGGCCATCGGCGCCGGCGGATCCCTGGTCAGGACAGAGGCCACCGGATACGGTCTGTGCTACTTCACCGACGAGATGCTGAAGGCCAACGGCAAGTCCTTCAAGGGCGCCACCGTCGTCGTCTCTGGATCCGGAAACGTCGCCATCTACGCCACCGAGAAGGTCTACCAGCTCGGAGGAAAGGTCGTCGCTGTCTCCGACTCCAACGGATACGTCTACGACAAGGACGGAATCGACCTCGCCACCCTGAAGGACGTCAAGGAGGTCAAGAGGCAGAGGCTCACCGAGTACGCCAAGAGGAGGCCCAACTGCGAGTACCACGAGGGCAAGGGAATCTGGACCATCCCCTGCGACATCGCTCTCCCCTGCGCCACCCAGAACGAGCTCAACGAGGACGACGCCAAGGCCCTGATCGCAAACGGATGCTACGCCGTCGCCGAGGGAGCCAACATGCCCAGCACGCCCGGTGCCATCGCCGCCTTCCAGAAGGCCGGTGTCCTCTTCGGACCCGCCAAGGCCGCCAACGCCGGTGGTGTCGCCACCTCCGCCCTGGAGATGTGCCAGAACAGCGCCAGGCTCTCCTGGTCCTTCGAGGAGGTCGACGCCAAGCTGAAGGGAATCATGGCCACCATCTACAAGGAGGCCGCCGAGGCAGCCAAGAGGTACGGCATGGAGGGCAACCTGGTCGCAGGAGCCAACATCGCCGGATTCGAGAAGGTCGCCAACGCCATGCTCTGGGAGGGCGTCTCCTACTGA
- the carA gene encoding glutamine-hydrolyzing carbamoyl-phosphate synthase small subunit: MAKGYLVLEDGTVFEGELFGAECETSGEVVFTTGMCGYQESLTDPSFKGQILVMTYPLIGNYGVADEYYQSRSIHVRGLVVREYCREPSPMYGGRTIDDFLKTFGIPGISGIDTRDLVIKIRTGGTVKGAITSDAEGIEDLVKRLRDMPAPSESNLVGEVSCKEISSTDNGKELTVGLIDCGTKSGILRDLNARFNVVTFPYDTPSDVIVDSGVKGVLISNGPGDPAHPEIAKTTVRTVSDLSTQLPMFGICFGSQLIGIAMGGSTYKLKFGHRGCNQPVKNGNRVYITSQNHGFAVDEHSLDGTGLIVNQVNVNDGSVEGVVHRDLPIFTSQYHPEASPGPCDTSYLFDWFGRMIKEGKL, encoded by the coding sequence ATGGCAAAAGGATACTTGGTCCTGGAGGACGGGACCGTTTTCGAAGGGGAGCTGTTCGGCGCCGAGTGCGAGACGAGCGGAGAAGTTGTTTTCACTACCGGAATGTGCGGATACCAGGAGAGCCTGACCGACCCGTCGTTCAAGGGACAGATACTGGTCATGACCTACCCGCTCATCGGGAACTACGGGGTCGCGGACGAGTACTACCAGTCCAGGTCGATCCATGTAAGGGGCCTCGTGGTCAGGGAGTACTGCAGGGAGCCCTCGCCGATGTACGGGGGGAGGACCATCGACGACTTCCTCAAGACGTTCGGCATTCCCGGAATCTCGGGAATCGACACACGCGACCTGGTCATCAAGATACGCACGGGCGGAACCGTCAAGGGCGCCATCACCTCTGACGCGGAGGGCATCGAGGACCTTGTGAAGAGACTCAGGGACATGCCCGCGCCGTCCGAGAGCAACCTCGTGGGGGAGGTGTCCTGCAAGGAGATCTCCAGCACGGACAACGGCAAGGAGCTCACGGTCGGACTCATCGACTGCGGCACCAAGTCCGGCATCCTCAGGGACCTGAACGCCAGGTTCAACGTCGTCACCTTCCCGTACGACACTCCGTCGGACGTCATCGTCGACTCCGGCGTCAAGGGCGTCCTCATCTCCAACGGGCCCGGGGACCCCGCCCACCCCGAAATCGCCAAGACCACCGTCAGGACCGTCTCCGACCTTTCCACGCAGCTCCCCATGTTCGGGATCTGCTTCGGGAGCCAGCTGATAGGCATCGCCATGGGAGGGTCCACCTACAAGCTCAAGTTCGGGCACAGGGGATGCAACCAGCCAGTCAAGAACGGCAACCGCGTGTACATCACATCCCAGAACCACGGGTTCGCCGTGGACGAGCACAGCCTGGACGGCACCGGGCTGATCGTCAACCAGGTCAACGTCAACGACGGCTCCGTGGAGGGCGTCGTCCACAGGGACCTGCCAATATTCACATCCCAGTATCATCCGGAGGCCTCTCCCGGCCCCTGCGACACGTCGTACCTGTTCGATTGGTTCGGCAGGATGATCAAGGAGGGGAAACTATGA
- the iorB gene encoding indolepyruvate ferredoxin oxidoreductase subunit beta, translating into MKYTIQIVGVGGQGVLLASMVLGNAAMNRGYKVAMSEVHGMAQRGGSVLSTVRFGDDVISPLEADGCADLIMGFEPAETVRNLPLGNRDTAVLMNLDPVFPSMVAAGFEKYPDIDELIGAVRDVNPNLVTLDATKLAIEAGKAVAANAVMIGAVAAMKDFPLMKEDLLEALKAQVPPKFLDLNVKAFEMGYSAVKN; encoded by the coding sequence ATGAAGTACACCATCCAGATCGTAGGGGTCGGAGGACAGGGCGTCCTCCTCGCATCAATGGTCCTCGGGAACGCGGCCATGAACAGAGGCTACAAGGTGGCCATGAGCGAGGTCCACGGAATGGCCCAGAGGGGAGGAAGCGTCCTCTCGACAGTCCGCTTCGGGGACGATGTCATCAGCCCCCTGGAGGCCGACGGGTGCGCCGACCTGATCATGGGCTTCGAGCCCGCCGAGACAGTCAGGAACCTGCCCCTGGGCAACAGGGACACAGCGGTCCTGATGAACCTCGACCCGGTGTTCCCGTCGATGGTCGCCGCAGGGTTCGAGAAGTACCCTGACATCGATGAGCTGATCGGTGCCGTCAGGGACGTCAACCCCAATCTCGTGACCTTGGACGCGACCAAGCTGGCGATCGAGGCGGGCAAGGCGGTGGCGGCCAACGCCGTCATGATCGGAGCAGTCGCAGCCATGAAGGACTTCCCCCTCATGAAGGAGGACCTCCTCGAGGCTCTGAAGGCGCAGGTGCCCCCGAAGTTCCTGGACCTCAACGTCAAGGCCTTCGAGATGGGCTACAGCGCCGTCAAGAACTGA
- a CDS encoding nicotinate phosphoribosyltransferase — translation MSIFDGRNLSMMMDLYEMTMSNGYFLEAHRDDMATFDVFFRRIPDSGGYAIFAGLEQIVDFIEHMRFDEADIEYLRSLKMFDDRFLDYLSNYRFTGDVDAFDEGTIMYPNEPVVTVTAPMIDAQLVETAILAQFNHQSLIATKARRIVRAAQGRAVSDFGARRAHNMDAAVYGARAAYIGGVVGTATVLSGQMFGIPVSGTMAHSWVMYHDSEFEAFRKYAEIYPDDTVLLIDTYDVLRSGTPNAIRCAKEVLEPMGKRLKGVRLDSGDLAYLTKEVRRMLDDAGLQDCRIIASNSLDEYSITSIIDQGARIDSFGVGERLITAKSDPVLGAVYKIAAVRKDGVSRPTIKVSEAVEKITNPGRKKVYRVYDGTGHAVCDLITLEDEEVDLTKPYRAVDPVKPWKEIYLVDCTARELLHPVIRNGRRVSPTRDLKEIRDYVDRQLREEIWQEEQRFENPHVHHMDMSPAYYEFKMDLLRKADESSDRCRRPRVG, via the coding sequence ATGAGCATATTCGACGGACGCAACCTGTCAATGATGATGGACCTCTACGAGATGACCATGTCCAACGGATACTTCCTGGAGGCCCACAGGGACGACATGGCGACGTTCGACGTCTTCTTCAGAAGGATACCGGACAGCGGGGGATACGCGATATTCGCCGGACTTGAGCAGATAGTAGACTTCATCGAGCATATGCGCTTCGACGAAGCGGACATCGAGTACCTCAGGTCCCTGAAAATGTTCGACGACAGATTCCTGGATTACCTCAGCAACTATCGTTTCACCGGGGACGTAGACGCCTTCGACGAGGGGACCATCATGTACCCCAATGAACCCGTCGTCACCGTCACCGCCCCCATGATAGACGCACAGCTCGTGGAGACTGCGATCCTGGCCCAGTTCAACCACCAGTCCCTCATCGCGACCAAGGCCCGCAGGATCGTCAGGGCGGCACAGGGGAGGGCGGTGTCCGACTTCGGTGCCCGCAGGGCCCACAACATGGATGCCGCGGTCTACGGAGCCAGAGCGGCGTACATCGGCGGCGTCGTCGGCACTGCGACCGTCCTCTCGGGGCAGATGTTCGGCATCCCTGTCAGCGGGACGATGGCGCACAGCTGGGTGATGTACCACGACTCGGAGTTCGAGGCGTTCAGGAAATACGCCGAGATCTACCCCGACGATACCGTGCTCCTGATTGACACCTATGACGTCCTCAGGTCGGGCACCCCCAACGCCATCAGATGCGCCAAGGAAGTGCTGGAGCCGATGGGCAAGAGGCTGAAGGGCGTCCGTCTGGACTCGGGAGACCTGGCCTATCTGACGAAGGAGGTCCGCAGGATGCTTGACGATGCCGGCCTGCAGGACTGCAGGATCATAGCCTCCAACAGCCTCGACGAGTACTCCATCACATCAATCATCGATCAGGGTGCCCGCATCGACTCCTTCGGTGTCGGCGAGAGGCTGATCACCGCCAAGAGCGACCCCGTGCTGGGTGCCGTCTACAAGATAGCCGCCGTCAGGAAGGACGGAGTGAGCAGGCCGACCATCAAGGTCTCCGAGGCGGTCGAGAAGATCACGAACCCGGGCAGGAAGAAGGTGTACCGTGTGTACGACGGCACCGGACACGCCGTTTGCGACCTCATCACATTGGAGGATGAGGAGGTCGACCTCACGAAACCCTATAGGGCGGTCGATCCTGTAAAGCCCTGGAAGGAGATCTACCTCGTGGACTGCACGGCCAGGGAGCTCCTGCATCCCGTCATAAGGAATGGAAGACGCGTATCGCCGACGAGGGACCTGAAGGAGATCAGGGATTACGTGGACAGGCAGCTCAGGGAAGAGATATGGCAGGAGGAGCAGAGGTTCGAGAACCCCCACGTCCATCACATGGACATGAGTCCCGCTTACTACGAGTTCAAGATGGACCTGCTCAGGAAGGCCGACGAGTCCTCGGACCGATGCCGACGTCCGCGAGTGGGATGA